DNA from Papio anubis isolate 15944 chromosome 1, Panubis1.0, whole genome shotgun sequence:
GTTCACGCTATCGTTTAGTCTGCTAAtcaattattcaacaaatatgtgttgattATTTCCTACATACTAGCTACTGAGGTCATGATGATTAGTAAAAGACACACTGTCCCTGTACTTGCTGGGGACCACACATCTAGCAGAGGATGACAGGTAAATGCATAATAGGCAGTTAAGCACATTGCAGTAAGAGTAGTAGTTGGGGAAGCACAGGGACCATGGGTGCACGCAAGAGGCACCTAAACCAGCCTGCaaatcagggagggcttcctggaggaggtggcatctcAGTTGAAGAATGCAAGTCGCTCAGACTGAGGCTGGGGAGTGGCGAATATCCCAGGCAAGAGAGAACTCTTGAGTTCAAAAACTGGAAGGGCAGAGAGGAGGGCAGGGTGCCAGTGGCAAATGACTGACCTGGTGCATGTGGCAGAGGCTTTATGAGCCTTGTGAAGGAGTGTGGCGTTTACTCTGAAGTGTTTATTCTGGGAGCTCCTGTCTCCCGCCTGAAAGGCCTTCACCCCTCCTCCCTGTTCACTCAAATCCTGCTTCCCCAGTAGGATCCAGTCTGTGGGGCAAGCCAGGCGTTGGAGGGAGAATGAGCGAAGGGCTTTTGGAGGCTCCAGCCTAGGGCCAAGGAATGGAGGTACTGGGGCTGTGTTTGCGGTCTGCTGGTGTTGGAATTTGGGGCTAAAGCTGGGTTTGAGGTTGGCGTTGGGTTTGGGGGCTGGATCCAGGAACAGGAGTCGAGGTTCGGGCTGAGCATGAGGTTGGGATCTAGGACCTTAGTCTAGAATCTGAGTTGGAGTTAGGAGTTGGGAGCTGAGATTTCTAGCCAGACTTGAGGTTGGATTTGGAGTTGGAACTGGAATTGAATTTGGAAATGGGGCTGGGAGTTGGGGCTGAGATGTGCGGCAGGAGCTGGGACAGGGGTGGAAGCTGGGGGTTCTAGCTAGGGTTTGCAGCTGCAGCTGGAGTTAGGGGGTGGTTTTGAAGCTGGAGCTAAAGTTAAATCGGGTCGGAGCTGGGGAATGGGTTGGCGCCCAGACTCTGGGGCAGATACACAACATTCCTCCTGCTGCCTAGGTCGGCGAATTGTGTTCCCAGCCCTAACAGCAGCAGACAGAAGCCCCTCCCTTCCCAGGAATGCCTCTGCCCAGCAGAAGGAGCAGTGCCACGTCAGCCAATCGGCTCAGGCCCTGCCCTGGAAACACCTGTTCATCCTCCTCCCCACAGGCTCACCTGAGTGCAGGTTAGGCAGGTGAAGTGTCTCCCCGGAAACCGAGCTAGAGTGCCCCACCTGCTCAGCCCTGCCTTCTCGGATGGGATCCAGCACGTCCAGGCTTCTCGTGAGTTACCTATTGTCCCCCCACACCCCACCACCCCTACGTTCTCCCACTCGCTTTTCCCCTGAGAACCTccaccctgcccccagcctggccCCCGCTGTCTCAGCACACCTCTGCAAGCACTTTCAGACCAGTGAAGTCACAGCCCAGGGGAATGCTGGGACAGACTCCATGGCCACGCCCACCTCCCCCACTTCCTTGGAGGCATTGGCACCAGCCCCTGCCCACCTGGGGGGTAGGGGTCAGCCTCTGCAGAGGAGTCTCCGGGAGGACAGATACCTTGTCAGGATGTAACCTGTGTACGGCCACATAGTAATATTCCCAGAATGACCCAGGACCTACATCTTCTGCCCTGTCCTGCTTTGGAGGGGTAACATCATTTTCATGTATTCAAAAAGCACGCTTTGAGCATCTATGCAGGCTCTAGGCCCCGTTGGAATTCCGAAACGAAGATGTCAGGTGGCTCATCCCCACCCCTCAAGATAAATGTTATTGTCCTCACTTTTcagataaggagactgaggctgtaAGAGATGAAccactcaggccgggcgcggtggctcaagcctgtaatcccagcactttgggaggccgaggcgggtggatcacgaggtcaggagatcaagactatcctggctaacacggtgaaaccccgtctctactaaaaatacaaaaaactagccgggcgaggtggcgggcgcctgtagtctcagctacttgggaggctgaggcgggagaatggcgtgaacccgggaggcggagcttgcagtgagccgagatcacgccactgcactccagtccgggagacacagcgagactccgtctcaaaaaaaaaaaaaaaaaaaaaaaaaaaaagagatgaaccACTCAGGCTTCCTGGCACCTCCCCTAGACCCCTCTCCTGGGCTCTGCAGGGCTCTGGACTGACGAACCCCCACCCACACGTAGCACAGGCATCAGCCTGCTtgcttctgtctctgtctcctgctgcAGACTGgggctccatgagggcagggacctcaTGTGCTTTATTTTTGCCCAGTGTGAGACATGCTGTCCTCTGGAAGACACGTTAAATCAGCAACCACTGTTAGGTGCCTGGCCATGCTCCTACCGGTGGGAAGGACTGGAGCTGGGGTTCAAATCCAGAgccctcttttttcctttgctccACTTTAGAGAAATCGTGGAGGAGGATGGCATGAGGGAATGGCGAGTGTGGAGAAGAGCAAGGGGAGCAGAAAGACCAGtgaggaggtggaggcgggagcTGTGAATACAAGAGCAGGGAACTGGCTAAAGAAGTgtttagaggccgggcgcggtggctcaagcctgtaatcccagcactttgggaggccgagatgggcggatcacgaggtcaggagatcgagaccatcctggctaacacggtgaaaccccgtctctactaagaaatacaaaaaatagccgggcgaggtggcgggcgcctgtagtcccagctactcgggaggctgaggccggagaatggcgtgaacccgggaggcggagcttgcagtgagctgagatccggccactgcactccagcctgggctacagagtgagactccgtctcaaaaaaaaaaaaaaaaaaaaaagaagtgtttagAGGTGGAGCCCTGGGGACAGGATGTGGATTAGATActgcagagggaggaggagctggccGAGAGGGCGGTGATGGCATGCCTGAAGTGAGGAACGCAGGAGGAGCAGGTTTGAATAAGATAACGAGCTTAGGTTGGGACCTGTTGCATCACAGGGACATCAAAGTGACAAGTGACTCAGGAGGGAGATGTAGGTTGGAGAGAGGAATTTGGGAACCGGCAGCTTATAACACCAAACTCATGGCTGTGGGATTGGATGGGATGTTAGGGGAGGGAGGGTGTTAGGGGCCTGGTCCTAAcccacagaggaggaggagacacaGCCCTAAAAGAGAAGtatcgggccgggcgcggtggctcaagcctgtaataccagcactttgggaggctgagacgggcggatcacgaggtcaggagatcgagaccatcctggctaacatggtgaaaccctgtctctactaaaaaaaatacaaaaaaaaactagccaggcgcggtggcgggcgcctgtagtcccagctactcaggaggctgaggcaggagaatggcgtaaacccgggaggcagagcttgcagtgaactaaagtctggccactgcactccagcctgggtgatagagtgagactccatctcaaaaaaaaaaaaaaaaaaaaaaaaagaagtaaaggtcAGTCAGGCTTCTGGTTCCAGAAGGGTTAAGTCATAAGCACCCCCTCCATCCCCACAGCTCCCCCCCAGGAACCAGTGGTGACAGCTGAGGCCATGTGAGTAGGATCCTGAATGAGGCTTTATCTCTGGCTGTTCATCCCATCGTCCACCGTGGCACCAGCTCCCTCAGCCAGCCGGGATGGGACCAGCGACTGAGAGAGCCAGAGGCAGAGAGGTCAGGGCCTGGGTGAGGGGATTCCCTGGAGGGTTTTGGGGGGTACTGTATGGGCAGGATACTCTCCTGGCTTCATTGGAGAGCCATTTCCAAGGGACAGTGCTGCAGAGGGGGCTTTCCCAGGGGAGATTCAGGGGGACACCGGGGTGGATTCTCAGGGGTCATCCCCAAGGCTCCCCAGGTGGGACCATGGGGGATAGGTGGGCTGGGAGGGTAAGACTGTGATTCTTCCCCTACAGGTGAGGGTGACTATATCCTGGACTGTGAGAGGAATGGGACTCTGGGCCTGTAGCTGCCAAGCAGGTGGCGGGTGCTCCAGGCTGTGATCTGCACCCTCTGACCCCTGACGTTGACCTACCCTGACCCCTGCCTGACCAAGCCATGTCTGAACAGGAGGCTCAAGCCCCAAGGGGCCGGGGGCTGCCCCCAGACATGCTGGCAGAGCAGGTGGAGCTGTGGTGGTCCCAGCAGCCACGGCGCTCGGCGCTCTGCTTTGTCGTGGCAGTGGGCCTCGTGGCAGGCTGTGGCGCGGGCGGCGTGGCACTGCTGTCAACCACCAGCAGCCGCTCAGGTGAATGGCGGCTAGCAACAGGCACTGTGCTCTGTCTGCTGGCTCTGCTGGTTCTGGTGAAACAGCTGATGAGCTCGGCCGTGCAGGACATGAACTGCATCCGCCAGGCCCACCATGTGGCCCTCCTGCGCAGTGGTGGAGGGGCCGATGCCCTCGTGGTGCTGCTCAGTGGCCTCGTGCTGCTGGTGACCGGCCTGACCCTGGCCGGGCTGGCCGCCGCCCCTGCCCCTGCTAGGCCGCTGGCCGCCATGCTGTCTGTGGGCATTGCTCTGGCTGCCTTGGGCTCACTTTTGCTGCTGGGCCTGCTGCTGTATCAAGTGGGCGTGAGCGGACACTGCCCCTCCATCTGTATGCCCACCTCCTCCACCCACAGTGGCCATGGCGGCCATGGCAGCATCTTCAGCATCTCAGGACAGTTGTCTGCTGGCCGGCGTCATGAGACCACATCCAGCATTGCCAGCCTCATCTGATGGAGCCAGAGCCCTTCTTCCCACACTGGCCTCAGTGTCCCCAGAGCTGAGCTAGGGTGTGAGTGCATGTGGACGCTGAGTATACGTGAGTGCGTGTATGCCCCCAGGCTGGGTCAGCTCTTCTGTGGATTGCAGAAGAGTGGTGCAATGTGATGAACAGCCCATGTGTTCCCACACATCCACACCATGGGAAGGTTAATGTGTGCCTCCTTGGAACTGGGTGTTTGTGTCCATGGAACTTCCTGTCTGTATCTCAGGTCAGTAGACGCAGAAACACCTCATGATGAAGACTCTTGAGCCCCATTTCCAAAACCCCTCAAATCCAATCCTGTCCTGTAACATCCATCAAAGATTTCCATAGGGGTGACTGGTGTCCACCCAAGACTGCACCAGTGCCTGCTCATTGAGGAGAGTAACTGCTGCCAGGCAGAAAGAATATGGGCTCTGCAATGAGACAGACCTGGCAGGGATTTCCCCGTTGAGCACTAGCAGCTGGAGGAGTTGGGAGTTCGTGGCTATCATGGTTGTGTTCATCGATTGTGGGGATGAAATGTCATTGTGCATGGAAGGCGGGGCTCGTGGCTGATGTGCAATAAAATGGCGGCTGCCGTTGTCATTGTCTCCATCTCAGGATGTCACCTCAGAGACCCTTCCTCCCCTACCCCAAGCCCTGCCCCATCCAAAACGAACTCCTCACTCCTATCTCAGCCTCATAAACGGTGCCTTGAGGGTCTCCTCAGTCAGGCCTGTGGTTTCTCCTGTTAGGTAGGGAGAGGACGGACTGGATACCAGCCTTGGGAAAGTTGTTGGTTTCCAGTCCCAGGGAGAGGTGAGGGACCTGAGTCCTTCGCATTTGCTCACATGCTGGGTCAGGATGAGGCCTTACGTGTTTGGTGTTATTAGCTGGTTTCTCTGGCAACTGCACCTGCCATCGGCTGTGCCTCAGCAGATTCCCTGAGGGCGACTGGGAGGCTACAGCTCCCTACCCCACCTCTGAAACCAGAACATCCCGCGTCTGGGCAGTGGCTGCGCCAGCTGGCCTGCTCTAGGTTCCTGGGCATGGGAGAGGTGTTTCAAACCCCCTAGGGTGGTGAGAGTCACTTCCTGCTTGGAGTCAGCCCTGGGAGGATCCCCCCTCTGTAGCATGCAGTGCCATTTCCTGGGTGATGGAGATCCACGGGAAGCAGCACTCAGGTGTTTCATCACTTCCTGCTTCTCGAGGTGCAGACTGCATGAAGCCCGTGGAAGATGCCCAGAGAGGCAGGGAAATGAGACCTGTCTTCGAAGAGATGTTACAGTACAGAGGCTCTGACAACAAAAAGTTGACTTTCAGCAGGCAACGTCAAGGATGTCTCCTGGAGAAAACACCGGGCTGACAGATGAGGGGAAGAGTGTTGCCAATGGAGGGAGGGAACAGTGTGAACAGACCCGGGAGAGAAAGACAAGGCGTGTCCCAGAACGCCAAGGACAACAGAAACGGCTCCCCTGGGTGCTCCAGGGGTACCTCATATCCACCATATTCCAAACTGACCCTGCTCCTCTCATCTTGAATGAGCTCCTCTCTCTCACCCAGAAGTGCCATGCTCAGGGGGCATCTAGGTTAGAGACTCGGTGCAGTGCTAGATGGCACCGTCACTGTCTCCTCACCCAAGTCCAGTGACAAATCACCAACTCCTCTGCTTCCCCTCACACAGATTTGTCTGGCAAGCCATGTATTCATGCTCACTGCCCAGAAGGGACCCTCTTCATCCCTGCCTGAGTGGCACATcagcctccttctctctccctgcttctgctcttttctcctcttcattccccttcccccagccacGCACACGCACATCCCTTGAGCCAGAGTGATCATCCTAAAGCTAAAACGAAAATGTGCCTCAGAGCCTGTCTGTGGCTGCCCACCCCTTCCAGGCTCCCTAACCTGGTTTGGTCCCACTCAGAAAACCCCATGAGCAGCCCCGCTGAGCTATTTCCACCAACTCCCCAGGCCCTCTCATTTGTGCCAGCCTTTACATGTTCTGTGCTCTTTGCCTTCTCGTCCTTCAAGATCCAGTTCTCCAGGGATCTTCCTTGGCCCTTAGACCAGTGAGTTTCCCTCTTTCTATGCCCACAGCACCCTCCATTGTAGACCCATCtgcaattatttctttttgtgcctGTCTCCTTGATCAGGTGAGCTCGTCCTAACCAGACTGGCATTGTGCTCATCTGCTCATATGCTCATCCCTTGCTCCCAGCATAGGCCTGACACAGAgtaggtcctttttttttttttttttttgagacagagtctccctctgttgcccaggctggagtgcagcggcaagatcttggctcactgcaacctctgcctcccgggttcaagtgattctcctgcctcagcctcctgaatagctgagattacaggcgtatgccagcacacctggctaattattgtatttttagtagagacgaggtttcaccatgttggtcaggctggtcttgaactcctgacctcatgatccgcccacctcggcctccccaaatgctgggattataggcgtgagtcaccgtgcccagctgacacAGAGTAGGTTCTTTATTGGGTGGATGAAGGACTCCGGCATGGCCAGATGGCAATGTGTGTGCAAGGAGCAAGGAGAGACCCACCTATAACTGGGAGGGGATAGGGAAAGTAGGCCACTGCCCCTGTTGGCCCTGAATCTGTCCCTCCCAAAGCCCCATGCTCTCTACCACAGTTCTCACTCTTCCTGAGTGCCCAAGAGCAGTCGATCGCTATGACCCACTCCTGGCCTGATATGGGACTACAAAATGTCCTGCTTTCCTGTAATATGGGGAGAAATACCCTTTCCTTTCATCTGAGACAGAGTTAGACTCTTGCAATtctcacattatttttttttttttttctttgagatcgagtctccatgagtcacccaggctggactgcagtgacgtgatctctgctcactgcaacctctgccttgcaggttcttgtgcctcaccctcccgggtagctgggattacaggcgcatgccaccttgcccggttatttacaatatttcttttaagaaactaaagaaaaagcagaagcaTAGAGGCTCAGAAAATGGGGAAAGAGGGGGTTACCTGGCATAAGCATCTGACTGAGCAGCTGCCGTGGGCGAGTCCAGCACCAGGCTCTCCCGGGAAGGACGGGAGATGGAGACTAGGGCTCATGGCCCCAGAGAACTGATCCCATAGGGTAATGGACAGCCAGCTATAACAGGAGAGAGGTGATGGTACGGGCTACGTGAGGCATGGGCAGGGCAGAAATGTGTCTACCTCCTCAATCACTAACGTAGGCTTCCCACAACCTCTTGCCTTCAGCCTGCTCAAGTCATTTCGCTAAATACTTTCTCCGCCTCCATTGCAACCGGAAGCTCACTGGCATCTCCGTTCTCCCTCTGTAAAGCTGCTTCCTCCTGACTTCACTGCCCTCTCCTGTCCACCCCCTTACCACCTGGTTAAGGTTCTGTCGCCATCATTTCACCTGCTCTTTGACAGACTTGTCAAGTCCTTAGCCCCCTGCCTTTGGGTGCCACCCTCCCAGCCAAACCCCCTCCATGGACAAATCCACCCATCTGCCTTGGATGCACCTGCCCCACTGTGAGTGGCCATTAGAGAAATCTGCACAGCCAGATAGCCTGCTGTCACTGTGAACTCCTCTATCAACTTCTcagctgaggccaggcacagtggctcacgcctgtaatccccgcactttgggaagctgagatgggtggattgcttgagcccaggagctcaaaatcagcctgggtaacatggcaaaaaccctgtctctactgaagatacaaaa
Protein-coding regions in this window:
- the TMEM125 gene encoding transmembrane protein 125; translated protein: MSEQEAQAPRGRGLPPDMLAEQVELWWSQQPRRSALCFVVAVGLVAGCGAGGVALLSTTSSRSGEWRLATGTVLCLLALLVLVKQLMSSAVQDMNCIRQAHHVALLRSGGGADALVVLLSGLVLLVTGLTLAGLAAAPAPARPLAAMLSVGIALAALGSLLLLGLLLYQVGVSGHCPSICMPTSSTHSGHGGHGSIFSISGQLSAGRRHETTSSIASLI